The genomic interval TGGCTTTGGCTACTACAAAACGTTGTTCTACTGGTTCAGCCGCAGCAAAATTTGTATTTCCGGTTTGTATAGCTCTCACGATTACCTGTCCGACGCCGGTTGTTTGTAAGGTAGTACCAGAAACTGTAGCCGGACCAGTAACTACCTGGTAATTTACTGGTAAAGCCGAGCTGGAAACCGCTTTTAAAATGATTTCATCCCCATATTTTGTATCTTCTAATTTTTCGAATGTCAGTGTCTGTTTTGCTTTCAGAATTTTTAAGATGCTGGCAGCAGAACCTTCGTAGTTTTCATCTTCAATACTACCGACAACGGCGTATGTTCCGGCTTGTACAGGGCTTTCGGCTTTGCTTCCATATATGGTTCGCAATGTTAATCCGGAAGGTATAGTTGTAGCAGAAGCAGTTTTTGCAGACCCATCGTATATGTAGATGAGGTTACTGATAATAACAGTTGCCTGTGCTTTGTTGATGACAAGTATTCCTGTAGTGGTGCCACTATAGTTAGCATCTGAAATAACAGCTTCTACTGTATAGGTACCTGCATTTACAGGTAATTCTGATGTGCCATTGTAAGTAATATCCACTGTTTTACCGGTCGGCAATGTGGTAGCACTTGCTTGTTTAGCTGAATTGCTGAATGTATGTGTTAAGCTGCTTAGCGATAGTTGGGCATTGGCTTTGTTAATAACCAGCGTACCGGAAATGCTGCCTTGATAAGCCGCTGTGTTTACTGTGGCTACTACTTTGTATGAACCTGCCTGTACCGGAGGAGTAAGCGAACCATTATATGTGACAGTTACTGGCAATGATGCTGGTGTTGTAACGACAGTCGCTTGTCTGGTGGTACCATTGTAAGTATGAGTCAGGTTTTCCAGGGCAAGCTGGGCAGTAGCTTTAATAGTGAAAGTACCTTCAGTGGCAAAAACAGAGCCTATAAAACTGTTGTCGATGGCTTGTACACTCCAGTAGTAAGTTCCGGCAGGCAGGTTATTAAGAATAAAACTATTCCTCTGTCCGCTATTTCCCTGACCCATAAGTCTTCGCTGACCGGTATTAACGGAAGACAGGCATGAAACAATTTGTGCTCCTCCGCTGGTGGTTCCTACTCTCACATTGTAGGTAAGTCCGTTTTGTGGTGTTTGGTTATCAGTTGCTTTGTTCCAGGTAAGAGTTACCGTATTGTCTTGTAAACTGGCATTCAGTTGGGTAGGTGGAGAGGCTTTGGTATTTAGTGAATTACTATTGTTGCGGAAAAGTTTTGTAATAGTATTGTTATTGTTTGCCCCGGAAACCAGAATATCCAGATCTTTATCATTGTCATAATCGCCCCAGGAAATGGCTATATTGGTAAGGGTAGGCAGGTTAATAGTTTCTGTCTGGTTAAAAACCCCATTTGCATTTTTATAGATGAGGATTCCGGAAGTATTTCCACTTAAGATAAAATCCAGGTCACCATCATTGTCATAATCGCCCCAGGCAGCTTTGCCATGTTCTGCGGCAGGCAAACCAGCCTGGATGTTAGTGAATTTTCCTTGGGTATTGACATAGATAAATGTTCCATTGGTCCCCGTTATTAAAATATCCAGATCTCCATCCATATCATAATCGCCCCAGGCAACACTGCCGCCGGAATTGCCAGTTATGTTATCTGTCTGAATGGCTGAGAAAGTACCTGCTGTATTCTGATAGATGGTGGCAATATCTCCGGAAGTGCTGGTGCCGGTCAGTAAAATATCCAGGTCACCATCGTTATCATAATCTCCCAGGGAAATAGAACCATTTGTTACATCCGTCAGACTGCTGGCTGCAGGCGTATAGATGCCATTTTCCAGGATGTAAATTCTGGTAATTGGTTCAGAGGGATCTGTGGTACCGGCCAGAAGTACATCCTGATCTCCATCATTATCAATGTCTGCCCAGACCGCCATCCCTGCAAAAATACCTGCCAGACCGGCATTGGCATCTGAGAAAATTCCGTTTATATTCTTATATATTCTGCTTATTCCCAATCCATCATTTGTGGTACCTGTTAGTAAAATATCCAGATCATTGTCGTTATCATAATCGCCCCATATAGCCGAACCTCCACTCACTCCAGGCAGATTAGCATTCAAGTCGGTAAATACGCCTGCATTATTGGTATAGATTTTCGTTACACTGATCTGGTTTTTGTCTTTGCCGGTAAGCAGGATATCCAGGTCATTATCATTGTCATAATCTCCCCAGGTTATATCTCCATTCTGTACATTCGCAAGTGCAGGGGTGGATACCGCACTAAAAGCAGAGATGATAAAAGTAAATACACCTGTGCTGGTAGCAGTACCGGCAGGAGCTGTAACAGATATTTTTCCTGATGGCGTTGAACCGGGGACAACCGCAGTAATCTGAGTTGATGAGTTAATGGTGAAAGAAGCAGATACCTTGCTGAATTTCACTGCCGTTACATCTAAAAAATTGGTTCCGGTGATGATGACTTCAGAACCTGCCACTGCACTAGATGGAGTAAAAGCCGTAATGGTAGGAGGCGTAAAATTCACACAAGATACGCTGGCTACCCATCCATTATAAATTACACTATTATCAGTTGTAAATTGTAAGGTCAGTTTTCCGCTGGCATGAGTAGATACAATGACTGGCGGAAGAGTATTTCCACTATAGGTTCCTATCAAAGCAGCACTTGTAGAAGGGCCATTGTAAATTTTTAATACATCCTGGTTCTGTTCGGTAGAAAAGCTGGAAAAACTGATGCGTATTTTATGTCCTGCGGTTGAAGGAGCAAGAGTCATGGTTACATTCAGAGAATTGCCATATCTACCTGACCCACCTGGGTCAAGTAGGGTACCCTGACAAAGTGTAAGGGATGTATTGCTCATCGATATAGGTAAACTTCCGATAATAGCACTGGCTGTATTGCTATAAAGGGAAAATAAAGCGTTTTTTTCTGCTCTTACCCGGTAATAATAAGCAACATCTGTAGGCAAATTGGTATTTTGAAAAGAAGTGGCATTGGCTTCTACCGTAGCGATAGGAACAAACCCAGTAGTAGCCATGGTCGAACGTTCGATGCTGAAGCCGGTTTCATTATTTGAATTATCTGTCCAGCTTAAGTTGATTTGTGTACCCGAAATGGCAGTAGCGGTAAGGTTGGAAGGGGTAGCTGGAACTTCTACGCAGGTAATATTTGCCTGCCAGCCTGATCCGGTCACCACGCCATCTGAAGTGAAACGGAAAGTTAATTGTCCTGAATCATTGGTAGCAGTAATTACGGGAGGAAGGGTGTTACCGCTATAGGTTCCTAACAAGGGTGCACTGGTAGAAGCGCCATCATAAACTTTTAAATAATCATACCCGCCTTCTGTAGAAAAAGCAGTAAAGTTTACCTGGATTTTGTTGCCTGCTGCTGCCGGAGTAAAGGTTGTTACTAACAACTGATTATTGCTATATTCTTCCAGGCCACCGGCATCCATAAAAGTAGCCTGGCAAGTTACAATCGTCGCATTCGACATAATTACCGGACCCTTACCTACTGAGGCATTGGCCGTATTACTGAATACAGAACGGGTGTTTCCATTCAAGGTAGCTATTCTGTAATAATATACGGCATCCGTAGGCAGATTGGTATTCTGAAAAGAAGTGGCATTGGCTTCTACCGTAGCGATAGGAACAAATCCGGTAGTAGCCATGGTCGAACGTTCGATGCTGAAGCCGGTTTCATTATTTGAATTATCTGTCCAGCTTAAGTTGATTTGTGTACCCGAAATGGCGGTAGCGGTAAGATTGGAAGGGGCAGATTGTATATCATATACACCCACTGCAAACCAGGCATTGGCTGTTTGAATGGCTTCTTTAGAATTAGCTCCATATAAATCGATGGCCGCCTGGATAGAGAAGACCCTGGTATCTGCATATTTTGAATTGGCAGTGAGGTATATACTTTCGGTACGGAAGGCAATTTTTGCTGCTTTGTCTATTCCTATTCCAGTCACAGTATAGGAATCTCCATTATCGTTCATTCCACTTTTTCCTATGGACAGGATATAAAACCAATGGTTCAATACACCACTATTGATATGAACACCGCCATTATCGCCACTACCAGAATACCAGTATTGTCCTAAATAGGTATCCGGATGTTCGAATATGTTAGGATTGCTCATCGAACGGATTGTATAATTGATGTCTTCTCCAATGCTCCACATATCTTTTTCAGGTGCAGCATACTGTTCTACCATAGCCCCCCAAATGTCACTGAAAGCTTCATTTAAGGCACCTGATTCATTGGCATAAACCAGATTAGCCGTATGCTGGCAAAGGGCATGTCCGATTTCGTGGGCAGTTATATCCAGGGAAGTGAATGGCTGAACAATAATATTACCCATCGTGCCTCCATCGCCATAAGTCATCACTGAACCGTTCCAGAATGCATTGCTGTAATTGCTGCTATAGTGAACATAATTTTTGATTTTAGCTCCATTCCCATCAAAGCTATTCCGGTTGTGTACTGTGTTGAAGTAATCATATGTCATCATAGCACCCCAGTGTGCATCTAAGGCTGCATTGTCTTTTGTAGCGTTATCGAATTCAGCAGCAGTCCAGTTATTGTCAGTATCGGTAACATCAGAAGCAATAGTGTAATCAGTACCATTTTTCATAGTATAGGTTTCTATACCTAAACCTCTTGAAAAATCCCGCAGACGGTAGCTGTTTCCATTTTTTTCAGTACCTATCGTACGGTTACCGCTGTATCTGGTAGCAGCTGTACCAGTAGCATGTTTAATAATAGCATCCTTGTGAATTACTTTGCCGGTCTGGGCATCAACATAAATAAAGGCACGACTCAATGGTTCAGTGGCAAAAATATCGAATTTGTAAGCTAGGGCCATTTCGTCGGCTGCTCTTCGACCCTCTGATAGAAAAACTTTGCAAATCACCAGTTCACCTTTTGGCGCTTTATCAGCAGTTTGCCAGGCATATTTATTGGCATGTACAAATTGTAAGGCTTTTTGAAAGGCTTGCTGCTCAGACAGTGCAGGCGTGGTGTTAATTTCTGATAGTGTATATTGCTCACCGGAAATAAATGCAGGGGTACCATTTTTTACATGCAGGTTGTATATCCCATATTCTACCGGAATGCCTTTATAATATTGTTGAAAGCGGTTATGGCTGAATCCAGATGGATCAGCTTGTACACCTAATGGCTGGAAAGTATGGGATTGGCTCAGTTGCAGATATTCCCGCAGTAATTCCTGGGCAGGTTTTGTGCCCAAGGCTTGTACTTTTGCCGGTAATTGTATAAAAATAGATTTTCCGTTTATTTCTGGCTGACTTTCTTGTTGGCTGTATGCAGTAAAGGTAAAAAGAGACAAAAAAATAAATAAAGCAGAGGAAAATTTCAGAATAATGGAAGATCGCAAACATGCAACAAAAACAGGCTTGTAAGAAATCTTCATTATTTTAATATTTTATATTGTGTGAGCGTATATCCAATTTTTACACAACAGGTAAGTTATATTAAAGATAAGTGTCTGATTATGAAAGAAATAATTATTTGTTAACTGAGCGTTATCCTTCTTTATTACACGACTTGATTTGGAAAAGACGTTCAAAAGGTAGCAGTATAAGTTTGTAAGAAATGAATGATTGTCCGTCTGTTATTGGACTTTGAGAGTGGAGAAAATATTTTTACAAATTCAATGTTTGAAATTAATACCATTAAAAAGTGTAAGCTACTCCCTAAAAACATGCGGATTTCTCTGCTTCAATTACCTTCAATTAGACCATTGTTAACTACCTTTGCGGCATGAATTATTTATCAGCAGAATCGGTTTCCAAAAGTTTCAGTGACAAGTGGTTGTTCAAAAATGTTTCTATCGGAATCAGTAAAGGAGAAAGAGTGGCCCTGGTAGGCATTAATGGCTCAGGCAAAAGCACCTTACTTAATATCCTGGCTGGCACATTGCTTCCGGATGAGGGAAAAGTAAGCACCCGCAAAGAAATTACGGTCGGTTATTTAGGACAGCATCCACAGTTTGAAGAAGAAAAAACGGTACTGGATACTTTGTTCTCGTCAAAGAATCCAGCCCTGGAAGCCGTAAAACTGTATGAGCAAGCCTTGGAGGGAACGGCTAACATTGATGAAGCGATTGAGAAAATGGATGCCATGAAAGCCTGGGATTATGAGTCGAAAATCAAACAAATCATGGGCAAGCTGGGTATTCATGACCTGGATAAACCTGTAAAATACCTGTCTGGTGGACAACGAAAAAGAGTAGCCATGGCCCGTGTGTTGATCGAACAGCCAGATCTGCTGATTATGGATGAGCCCACCAACCACCTTGATTTAGAAACTATTGAATGGCTGGAAAACCTGATTGCTACCCAGCAGCAGACTCTCTTACTGGTTACGCACGACCGCTATTTCCTCGATAGAGTAGCCAATGAAATTGTGGAAATCACAAATGGCCAATTATATCGGTATAAAGGCAATTATAGTTATTTCCTGGAGAAAAAAGCTGAACGTGAACTTGCCCAGGAAGCTGAAACTGATAAAGCTAAAAATCTGATGCGGAAAGAGCTGGAATGGATGCGCCGCCAGCCCAAAGCCAGAGGCACCAAATCCAAATCCAGAATTGATGCTTTTTATGACCTGAAAGATAAAGCCAGCCGCCAGAATACCAATGCGACCATGGAACTGAGTGTGAAAACTACCCGGCAGGGAGGCAAAATTATAGAGGTCGAAAAGCTTAATAAATCTTTTGGCAACCAGCCACTGGTGAAAGATTTTTCTTATGTATTCAAAAAACTGGATAAAATCGGTATTATTGGAAAGAATGGAGTGGGTAAAACTACTTTCCTGAATATGCTTACTGGTAAATTGCAGCCTGATTCAGGTTCTATTGATGCTGGCTCTACGACTACATTTGGCTATTATACCCAGGATGACTTTCAATTCCGGGAGGATCAGCGGGTGATTGATGTGGTACTGGAAATCGCTGAAGTAGTAAGTTTAGCCAATGGACAAACGGTAACCGCTTCTCAATTTTTACAGTATTTTCAGTTCAACGGACCCATGCAATATAGTTTTGTATCGAAGCTGAGTGGAGGAGAAAAACGCCGCTTACAACTGCTAAAAGTGCTGATAAAAAATCCCAATTTCCTGATCCTCGATGAACCGACCAATGACCTCGATATTGTTACCCTGAATATTTTAGAGGATTTTCTGCAAAATTTCCCTGGTTGTCTGCTCATTGTAAGCCACGACCGTTACTTTATGGATCAGCTGGTAGAACACTTATTTGTGTTTGAAGGCGAAGGAAAAATTCGTGACTTTCCGGGTAATTATACTGATTACCGGGAATGGCTGGAGGAAGAAAAAGGACAGAAAGAATCACCTCTTGCCAAAAATGCCCCAGTTCATCCTGTAACC from Rhodocytophaga rosea carries:
- a CDS encoding MBG domain-containing protein gives rise to the protein MSLFTFTAYSQQESQPEINGKSIFIQLPAKVQALGTKPAQELLREYLQLSQSHTFQPLGVQADPSGFSHNRFQQYYKGIPVEYGIYNLHVKNGTPAFISGEQYTLSEINTTPALSEQQAFQKALQFVHANKYAWQTADKAPKGELVICKVFLSEGRRAADEMALAYKFDIFATEPLSRAFIYVDAQTGKVIHKDAIIKHATGTAATRYSGNRTIGTEKNGNSYRLRDFSRGLGIETYTMKNGTDYTIASDVTDTDNNWTAAEFDNATKDNAALDAHWGAMMTYDYFNTVHNRNSFDGNGAKIKNYVHYSSNYSNAFWNGSVMTYGDGGTMGNIIVQPFTSLDITAHEIGHALCQHTANLVYANESGALNEAFSDIWGAMVEQYAAPEKDMWSIGEDINYTIRSMSNPNIFEHPDTYLGQYWYSGSGDNGGVHINSGVLNHWFYILSIGKSGMNDNGDSYTVTGIGIDKAAKIAFRTESIYLTANSKYADTRVFSIQAAIDLYGANSKEAIQTANAWFAVGVYDIQSAPSNLTATAISGTQINLSWTDNSNNETGFSIERSTMATTGFVPIATVEANATSFQNTNLPTDAVYYYRIATLNGNTRSVFSNTANASVGKGPVIMSNATIVTCQATFMDAGGLEEYSNNQLLVTTFTPAAAGNKIQVNFTAFSTEGGYDYLKVYDGASTSAPLLGTYSGNTLPPVITATNDSGQLTFRFTSDGVVTGSGWQANITCVEVPATPSNLTATAISGTQINLSWTDNSNNETGFSIERSTMATTGFVPIATVEANATSFQNTNLPTDVAYYYRVRAEKNALFSLYSNTASAIIGSLPISMSNTSLTLCQGTLLDPGGSGRYGNSLNVTMTLAPSTAGHKIRISFSSFSTEQNQDVLKIYNGPSTSAALIGTYSGNTLPPVIVSTHASGKLTLQFTTDNSVIYNGWVASVSCVNFTPPTITAFTPSSAVAGSEVIITGTNFLDVTAVKFSKVSASFTINSSTQITAVVPGSTPSGKISVTAPAGTATSTGVFTFIISAFSAVSTPALANVQNGDITWGDYDNDNDLDILLTGKDKNQISVTKIYTNNAGVFTDLNANLPGVSGGSAIWGDYDNDNDLDILLTGTTNDGLGISRIYKNINGIFSDANAGLAGIFAGMAVWADIDNDGDQDVLLAGTTDPSEPITRIYILENGIYTPAASSLTDVTNGSISLGDYDNDGDLDILLTGTSTSGDIATIYQNTAGTFSAIQTDNITGNSGGSVAWGDYDMDGDLDILITGTNGTFIYVNTQGKFTNIQAGLPAAEHGKAAWGDYDNDGDLDFILSGNTSGILIYKNANGVFNQTETINLPTLTNIAISWGDYDNDKDLDILVSGANNNNTITKLFRNNSNSLNTKASPPTQLNASLQDNTVTLTWNKATDNQTPQNGLTYNVRVGTTSGGAQIVSCLSSVNTGQRRLMGQGNSGQRNSFILNNLPAGTYYWSVQAIDNSFIGSVFATEGTFTIKATAQLALENLTHTYNGTTRQATVVTTPASLPVTVTYNGSLTPPVQAGSYKVVATVNTAAYQGSISGTLVINKANAQLSLSSLTHTFSNSAKQASATTLPTGKTVDITYNGTSELPVNAGTYTVEAVISDANYSGTTTGILVINKAQATVIISNLIYIYDGSAKTASATTIPSGLTLRTIYGSKAESPVQAGTYAVVGSIEDENYEGSAASILKILKAKQTLTFEKLEDTKYGDEIILKAVSSSALPVNYQVVTGPATVSGTTLQTTGVGQVIVRAIQTGNTNFAAAEPVEQRFVVAKASQAISFAAVSGTVSEKNTITLQASATSGLPVELSIVSGPAKLQGNVLSFTGAGQVMVQASQRGNAVFETAAVEQTILVKSAPKAEQSIVFTSITEPTFGDEPIKLSAKASSALPVTFKVVSGPAVISGNSLMLTGAGEVTIQAFQTGNDSFLPVASQEQKFCVKPAKPTITQQGSETGSFVLTSSSKAGNQWIKNGEIIEGATSQQYEVKETGIYAVQVTINSCNNTSVQVSLTAENEPEVRMHIQVYPNPATEKVFVEYQAATPSQEVIISIFNAVGIKVAEKTISGNNGSKTELMVSHLAQGTYYVQIADNKHITTKTFIKM
- a CDS encoding ABC-F family ATP-binding cassette domain-containing protein, with amino-acid sequence MNYLSAESVSKSFSDKWLFKNVSIGISKGERVALVGINGSGKSTLLNILAGTLLPDEGKVSTRKEITVGYLGQHPQFEEEKTVLDTLFSSKNPALEAVKLYEQALEGTANIDEAIEKMDAMKAWDYESKIKQIMGKLGIHDLDKPVKYLSGGQRKRVAMARVLIEQPDLLIMDEPTNHLDLETIEWLENLIATQQQTLLLVTHDRYFLDRVANEIVEITNGQLYRYKGNYSYFLEKKAERELAQEAETDKAKNLMRKELEWMRRQPKARGTKSKSRIDAFYDLKDKASRQNTNATMELSVKTTRQGGKIIEVEKLNKSFGNQPLVKDFSYVFKKLDKIGIIGKNGVGKTTFLNMLTGKLQPDSGSIDAGSTTTFGYYTQDDFQFREDQRVIDVVLEIAEVVSLANGQTVTASQFLQYFQFNGPMQYSFVSKLSGGEKRRLQLLKVLIKNPNFLILDEPTNDLDIVTLNILEDFLQNFPGCLLIVSHDRYFMDQLVEHLFVFEGEGKIRDFPGNYTDYREWLEEEKGQKESPLAKNAPVHPVTKQEIASPSGKRKISFKEKQEYEQLEKEIDALETEKKKLIIKLNAGSANHQELSQWASHIEEIDRKLAVKSDRWLELGERM